Proteins encoded in a region of the Zea mays cultivar B73 chromosome 2, Zm-B73-REFERENCE-NAM-5.0, whole genome shotgun sequence genome:
- the LOC103645791 gene encoding F-box/FBD/LRR-repeat protein At1g13570, protein MAKQKEGVDKRTARKMIRSTEGCAKSITFERNNKSDAVQLHDLPNDILGSILSRLTFRASSQMGLVSHTWRRLWRSCCRKLVFTGATMFQPGNRSIKHTRTNFAMRVNSFLRQLRTHPTLNKFVIKFGLRRKHTRHVNRWIRFCSVSRARHITINFTPGVKDFVMGPANSKYIFPLNVFSGPEGSSTHVRTLHLGYVCLDTTSSDFMIFANLKKLTLHKISFLGDLQCLMLPECNSLECLSISFCSLPGLSTCQPLQRLRCVRLHYCYLKKIELEAPNLTSFDLTNQPIPFVLGGPLKLMEANIKLLAKDSPYGDNLDYIYTELPAALSHVHKLSITSDLFIYDQLQGFSKTSARFINLRHLTMYLPLYGEPKSISGILRLAYLLELAPALEELELHVNGGGVDVGWALRRHMLPYSHNRLKRVLISGASVWDGLMELAYYILRSANRLESMVLDPKIRIGGPQLDGWMIDIGRETIKNIFEGEEFQSIITIL, encoded by the exons ATGGCCAAACAAAAAGAGGGTGTGGACAAAAGAACTGCTAGGAAGATGATCCGATCTACGGAAGGCTGTGCAAAGAGCATTACTTTCGAGAGGAACAACAAATCAGACGCTGTGCAGCTTCACGATCTGCCGAAT GACATCCTAGGTAGCATACTATCACGGTTGACATTCAGAGCATCCTCACAGATGGGCCTTGTTTCTCATACCTGGCGGCGGCTGTGGAGAAGCTGTTGCCGGAAACTGGTCTTCACCGGTGCCACCATGTTCCAACCCGGAAATAGGAGCATCAAACATACAAGGACCAACTTTGCCATGAGAGTCAACAGTTTCTTGCGTCAGCTACGCACTCATCCTACTCTTAATAAGTTTGTTATTAAGTTTGGGCTGCGCAGGAAGCACACTCGCCATGTCAACAGATGGATTCGCTTCTGCTCCGTGTCGCGAGCAAGGCACATCACTATTAATTTCACTCCTGGAGTGAAAGATTTTGTCATGGGTCCAGCCAACAGCAAGTACATCTTCCCCCTGAACGTTTTCAGTGGTCCAGAAGGCTCCTCTACACATGTCAGAACTCTTCATCTGGGCTATGTCTGTCTGGACACAACCTCGTCTGATTTCATGATCTTTGCAAATCTTAAGAAGCTCACTCTGCACAAAATTTCCTTTTTGGGAGACCTCCAGTGCCTGATGCTGCCAGAATGCAATTCTCTTGAGTGTCTGAGCATCAGCTTCTGTTCCTTGCCTGGTTTAAGCACATGCCAACCACTGCAACGTCTGCGATGTGTTCGTTTGCACTACTGCTATCTAAAAAAGATTGAGCTGGAAGCTCCAAATCTAACATCGTTTGACTTGACCAACCAACCAATTCCATTTGTGCTTGGTGGACCTCTGAAGTTAATGGAAGCCAACATTAAACTGTTAGCTAAGGACTCACCTTATGGTGATAATCTGGACTACATCTACACTGAGCTTCCTGCTGCGCTGTCTCATGTGCATAAACTCTCGATAACCTCGGATCTCTTCATTTATGATCAG CTGCAAGGGTTTTCCAAAACCTCAGCCAGATTTATCAATCTGAGGCATCTGACCATGTATTTGCCTCTTTATGGGGAACCTAAGTCAATTAGTGGGATTCTTCGCTTGGCCTACCTACTGGAATTGGCCCCAGCTCTAGAAGAATTGGAATTGCAT GTGAATGGCGGTGGCGTGGATGTTGGGTGGGCACTCAGACGGCATATGTTACCGTACTCACACAATAGGCTCAAGAGGGTCCTTATTTCAGGAGCCAGTGTATGGGATGGGCTAATGGAGCTGGCATACTACATTCTTCGGAGTGCCAATAGACTCGAAAGTATGGTCTTAGATCCAAAGATAAGGATTGGGGGTCCTCAGCTGGATGGTTGGATGATTGATATTGGTAGGGAGACGATCAAAAATATTTTTGAGGGAGAGGAGTTTCAGAGCATTATTACTATTCTGTAA
- the LOC103645794 gene encoding uncharacterized protein LOC103645794 has product MGKQKEGVDKRTARKMIRSTEGCAKSITFERNNKSDDVQLHDLPNDILGSILSRLTFRESSQMGLVSHTWRSLWRSCCRKLVFTSATMFQPGNRSIKHTRTNFAMRVNSFLRQLRTHPTLNKFVIKFGLRRKHTRHVNRWIRFCSVSRARHITINFTPGVKDLFMGPANSKYIFPLNLFSGPEGSSTHVRTLHLGYVCLDTTSSDFMIFANLKKLTLHKISFLGDLQCLMLPECNSLECLSISFCSLPGLSTCQPLQRLRCVRLHYCYLKKIELEAPNLTSFDLTNQPIPFVLGGSLNVMEANIKLLAKDSPYGDNLDYIYTELPAALSHVHKLSITSGLFVYDQLQGFSKTSARFINLRHLTMYLPLYGEPKSISGILRLAYLLELAPALEELELHVNGGGVDVGWALRRNMLPYSHNRLKRVLISGATVWEGLMELAYYILRSANRLESMVLDPKIRIGGPQLDGWMIDIGRETIKNIFEGEEFQSIITIL; this is encoded by the exons ATGGGCAAACAAAAAGAGGGTGTGGACAAAAGAACTGCTAGGAAGATGATCCGATCTACGGAAGGCTGTGCAAAGAGCATTACTTTCGAGAGGAACAACAAATCAGACGATGTGCAGCTTCACGATCTGCCGAAT GACATCCTAGGTAGCATACTATCACGGTTGACATTCAGAGAATCCTCACAGATGGGCCTTGTTTCTCATACCTGGCGGTCGCTGTGGAGAAGCTGTTGCCGGAAACTGGTCTTCACCAGTGCCACCATGTTCCAACCCGGAAATAGGAGCATCAAACATACAAGGACCAACTTTGCCATGAGAGTCAACAGTTTCTTGCGTCAGCTACGCACTCATCCTACTCTTAATAAGTTTGTTATTAAGTTCGGGCTGCGCAGGAAGCACACTCGCCATGTCAACAGATGGATTCGCTTCTGCTCCGTGTCGCGAGCAAGACACATCACTATTAATTTCACTCCTGGAGTGAAAGATCTTTTCATGGGTCCAGCCAACAGCAAGTACATCTTCCCCCTGAACCTTTTCAGTGGTCCAGAAGGCTCCTCTACACATGTCAGAACTCTTCATCTGGGCTATGTCTGTCTGGACACAACCTCGTCTGATTTCATGATCTTTGCAAATCTTAAGAAGCTCACTCTGCACAAAATTTCCTTTTTGGGAGACCTCCAGTGCCTGATGCTGCCAGAATGCAATTCTCTTGAGTGTCTGAGCATCAGCTTCTGTTCCTTGCCTGGTTTAAGCACATGCCAACCGCTGCAACGTCTGCGATGTGTTCGTTTGCACTACTGCTATCTAAAAAAGATTGAGCTGGAAGCTCCAAATCTAACATCGTTTGACTTGACCAACCAACCAATTCCATTTGTGCTTGGTGGATCTCTGAATGTAATGGAAGCCAACATTAAACTGTTAGCTAAGGACTCACCTTATGGTGATAATCTGGACTACATCTACACTGAGCTTCCTGCTGCGCTGTCTCATGTGCATAAACTCTCGATAACCTCGGGTCTCTTCGTTTATGATCAG CTGCAAGGGTTTTCCAAAACCTCAGCCAGATTCATCAATCTGAGGCATCTGACCATGTATTTGCCTCTTTATGGGGAACCTAAGTCAATTAGTGGGATTCTTCGCTTGGCCTACCTACTGGAATTGGCCCCAGCTCTAGAAGAATTGGAATTGCAT GTGAATGGCGGTGGCGTGGATGTTGGGTGGGCACTCAGACGGAATATGTTACCGTACTCACACAATAGGCTCAAGAGGGTCCTTATTTCAGGAGCCACTGTATGGGAGGGGCTAATGGAGCTGGCATACTACATTCTTCGGAGTGCCAATAGACTCGAAAGTATGGTCTTAGATCCAAAGATAAGGATTGGGGGTCCTCAGCTGGATGGTTGGATGATTGATATTGGTAGGGAGACGATCAAAAATATTTTTGAGGGAGAGGAGTTTCAGAGCATTATTACTATTCTGTAA
- the LOC103645794 gene encoding uncharacterized protein isoform X1, translating into MGKQKEGVDKRTARKMIRSTEGCAKSITFERNNKSDDVQLHDLPNDILGSILSRLTFRESSQMGLVSHTWRSLWRSCCRKLVFTSATMFQPGNRSIKHTRTNFAMRVNSFLRQLRTHPTLNKFVIKFGLRRKHTRHVNRWIRFCSVSRARHITINFTPGVKDLFMGPANSKYIFPLNLFSGPEGSSTHVRTLHLGYVCLDTTSSDFMIFANLKKLTLHKISFLGDLQCLMLPECNSLECLSISFCSLPGLSTCQPLQRLRCVRLHYCYLKKIELEAPNLTSFDLTNQPIPFVLGGSLNVMEANIKLLAKDSPYGDNLDYIYTELPAALSHVHKLSITSGLFVYDQLQGFSKTSARFINLRHLTMYLPLYGEPKSISGILRLAYLLELAPALEELELHVSGLLTL; encoded by the exons ATGGGCAAACAAAAAGAGGGTGTGGACAAAAGAACTGCTAGGAAGATGATCCGATCTACGGAAGGCTGTGCAAAGAGCATTACTTTCGAGAGGAACAACAAATCAGACGATGTGCAGCTTCACGATCTGCCGAAT GACATCCTAGGTAGCATACTATCACGGTTGACATTCAGAGAATCCTCACAGATGGGCCTTGTTTCTCATACCTGGCGGTCGCTGTGGAGAAGCTGTTGCCGGAAACTGGTCTTCACCAGTGCCACCATGTTCCAACCCGGAAATAGGAGCATCAAACATACAAGGACCAACTTTGCCATGAGAGTCAACAGTTTCTTGCGTCAGCTACGCACTCATCCTACTCTTAATAAGTTTGTTATTAAGTTCGGGCTGCGCAGGAAGCACACTCGCCATGTCAACAGATGGATTCGCTTCTGCTCCGTGTCGCGAGCAAGACACATCACTATTAATTTCACTCCTGGAGTGAAAGATCTTTTCATGGGTCCAGCCAACAGCAAGTACATCTTCCCCCTGAACCTTTTCAGTGGTCCAGAAGGCTCCTCTACACATGTCAGAACTCTTCATCTGGGCTATGTCTGTCTGGACACAACCTCGTCTGATTTCATGATCTTTGCAAATCTTAAGAAGCTCACTCTGCACAAAATTTCCTTTTTGGGAGACCTCCAGTGCCTGATGCTGCCAGAATGCAATTCTCTTGAGTGTCTGAGCATCAGCTTCTGTTCCTTGCCTGGTTTAAGCACATGCCAACCGCTGCAACGTCTGCGATGTGTTCGTTTGCACTACTGCTATCTAAAAAAGATTGAGCTGGAAGCTCCAAATCTAACATCGTTTGACTTGACCAACCAACCAATTCCATTTGTGCTTGGTGGATCTCTGAATGTAATGGAAGCCAACATTAAACTGTTAGCTAAGGACTCACCTTATGGTGATAATCTGGACTACATCTACACTGAGCTTCCTGCTGCGCTGTCTCATGTGCATAAACTCTCGATAACCTCGGGTCTCTTCGTTTATGATCAG CTGCAAGGGTTTTCCAAAACCTCAGCCAGATTCATCAATCTGAGGCATCTGACCATGTATTTGCCTCTTTATGGGGAACCTAAGTCAATTAGTGGGATTCTTCGCTTGGCCTACCTACTGGAATTGGCCCCAGCTCTAGAAGAATTGGAATTGCATGTGAGTGGCTTACTAACTCTATAA
- the LOC103645793 gene encoding putative ubiquitin-like-specific protease 1B — translation MTQICSAERRVLLYLDHDMVFIPINIRETHWYLAVIHARNMEIQVLDSLGTSQDRKDLTDSIKGLQRQIDMISQRKELKDHRWPDLQVASWPLREIDMGYAKQTDSSSCGLFLLNYIEYWTGDELSDSFTQDDMSHFRKK, via the exons ATGACACAAATATGTAGCGCTGAACGAAGGGTGTTACTTTACTTAGACCATGACATG GTGTTTATTCCGATAAACATCCGAGAGACGCACTGGTATCTTGCCGTGATCCATGcaagaaatatggagatacaagTGCTTGATTCACTTGGTACTTCACAAGACCGCAAAGACCTCACTGACTCT ATTAAAGGACTGCAAAGACAAATAGATATGATATCTCAACGTAAGGAGTTAAAAGACCACAGGTGGCCAGACCTCCAAGTTGCTTCTTGGCCGCTCAGAGAAATAGACATGGGATATGCAAAGCAGACAGATAG CTCTTCATGTGGcctctttcttttgaactatatcgAATACTGGACAGGGGATGAACTGTCTGACAGTTTTACCCAG GATGACATGTCACACTTTAGGAAAAAatga